A DNA window from Enoplosus armatus isolate fEnoArm2 chromosome 9, fEnoArm2.hap1, whole genome shotgun sequence contains the following coding sequences:
- the ncoa7a gene encoding nuclear receptor coactivator 7 isoform X1, whose amino-acid sequence MGVAYSVGEVDHLYTFFVQWSPDIYIKGHKKPRYLIREKHRNRYLVVEKNKVAVINKLLSNPVNPTAKNWEIITVKDSKRRLSLCSSEDSEAEEPEYQEEVDDVLPVLGDHSQLLDDHHLKKLAVHMPVRTQGYPWQLVYSTAIHGSSLKTLYRNMAGLDSPVLLVIKDMHKKVFGAFSSDPFRVSKYCYGTGETFLFSFNPDFQAYRWSGENSYFVSGNLESLQIGGGGGGFGLWLDADLHHGSSFSCPTFRNASLSTQEDFIVQDLEVWTVQN is encoded by the exons ATGGGAGTTGCATACAGCGTTGGAGA GGTAGACCACCTCTACACCTTCTTTGTGCAGTGGTCACCAGACATCTACATTAAGGGACACAAGAAGCCCCGCTACCTCATTAGAGAGAAACATCGGAACCGGTATCTGGTAGTGGAGAAGAACAAGGTGGCTGTGATCAACAAGCTCCTCAGTAACCCTGTCAACCCCACTGCTAAGAACTGGGAG ATTATCACAGTGAAGGACTCCAAGCGCCGCCTGAGTCTGTGTAGCTCGGAGGACTCTGAGGCGGAGGAGCCCGAGTACCAGGAGGAAGTTGACGATGTTCTCCCTGTCCTGGGTGACCACAGCCAGCTGCTGGATGACCACCACCTCAAGAAA CTTGCTGTTCACATGCCAGTAAGGACCCAGGGCTATCCATGGCAACTGGTCTACAGCACAGCCATCCATGGTAGCAGCCTGAAGACTCTGTACAGAAACATGGCTGGCCTGGACAGCCCCGTGCTGCTGGTCATCAAAGACATGCACAAAAAG GTGTTCGGGGCTTTTTCTTCTGATCCATTCAGAGTCAGTAAATACTGCTATGGCACAGGAGAAACCTTTCTGTTCAGCTTCAACCCTGACTTCCAG GCATACAGGTGGAGCGGCGAGAACTCCTACTTTGTGAGCGGCAACTTAGAATCTCTGCAgattggaggaggagg GGGCGGATTTGGCCTGTGGCTGGATGCTGATCTGCACCATGGTTCAAGCTTCTCCTGTCCCACCTTCCGCAACGCGTCTCTCTCCACACAGGAAGACTTCATTGTACAAGACCTCGAAGTCTGGACTGTGCAGAACTGA
- the trmt11 gene encoding tRNA (guanine(10)-N2)-methyltransferase homolog gives MDRSVCAKSAFELWGHGQTHSELRTSLLKYPSENMSPFMHKDSTYRINVYTFNKTLEFADRIKRIDAMEYLPFEGAVSLKSPQHMFCLLEDYGTDPNNIPEHPNYIYFGRWIADGQRELIRSHSVKNRHFIGNTSMDAGLSFIMANHARVKENDLVFDPFVGTGSLLVACSQFRAYVCGTDIDYNTIHGKGKSSRKNHKWRGPDENIRANLRQYGTEKMYLDVMVSDASKPVWREAALFDAIITDPPYGIRESTRRTGSHKDNTKPPDGIYLESHVPVSQAYHLSDIFTDLLNFSAHHLVMGGRLVYWLPVYRPEYCEEMVPLHPCLRLISNCEQTLSSHTSRRLITMEKIKEPEELDSLAHLADPRFSPYQGHNAFREKYFSGLNKRCGKDDNKSDVNGE, from the exons ATGGATAGATCTGTTTGTGCAAA GTCTGCTTTTGAACTATGGGGCcacggacaaacacacagtgaactcAGAACCTCCCTCTTGAAATACCCATCAGAGAACATG TCACCATTCATGCACAAAGACTCAACTTACAGAATCAATGTCTACACTTTCAACAAGACTCTGGAGTTTGCAGACAGAATCAAAAGGATTGAT GCTATGGAGTACCTTCCGTTTGAAGGTGCAGTGAGCCTGAAGAGCCCTCAGCACATGTTCTGTTTGTTGGAAGATTACGGCACAGACCCCAACAACATCCCCGAGCATCCAAACTACATCTATTTTGGACGATGG ATAGCGGACGGACAGCGTGAACTGATTCGCTCCCACAGTGTGAAGAACAGACACTTCATAGGAAACACCAGTATGGATGCTGGGCTCTCATTCATTATGGCCAACCACGCTAGGGTCAAAGAGAATGACCTCGTCTTTGACCCGTTTGTTGGCACAG GGAGCCTGTTGGTAGCATGTTCTCAGTTCAGAGCCTATGTCTGCGGAACAGACATTGATTACAACACTATTCATGGAAAAGGTAA GTCGAGCCGTAAAAACCATAAGTGGCGAGGACCCGATGAGAATATCAGAGCCAACCTGCGGCAGTATGGAACAGAGAAGATGTATTTAGATGTAATGGTGTCTGACGCATCCAAGCCTGTGTGGAGGGAGGCTGCTCTGTTTGATGCCATTATTACAGATC CTCCGTATGGTATACGTGAGTCCACAAGGAGAACCGGCTCCCACAAAGACAATACTAAACCCCCTGACGGCAT CTATCTAGAGTCTCACGTCCCTGTCTCACAGGCGTACCACCTGAGTGACATCTTCACAGATCTGCTAAACTTCTCTGCACACCACCTGGTCATGGGCGGGAGGCTTGTCTATTGGCTGCCTGTCTACAGACCAGA GTACTGTGAGGAGATGGTACCTCTTCATCCATGTCTCCGGCTCATCAGTAACTGTGAGCAGACGCTCTCCAGCCACACCTCACGACGCCTGATCACCATGGAGAAGATCAAGGAGCCTGAG GAATTAGACAGCCTGGCTCATTTAGCAGACCCGCGCTTCAGCCCCTACCAAGGACACAACGccttcagagagaaatatttcagTGGACTAAACAAGAGGTGTGGAAAGGACGACAACAAATCTGATGTCAACGGAGAGTGA
- the ncoa7a gene encoding nuclear receptor coactivator 7 isoform X2, producing the protein MNLLPENIKVLYFASDCVEPYVEIITVKDSKRRLSLCSSEDSEAEEPEYQEEVDDVLPVLGDHSQLLDDHHLKKLAVHMPVRTQGYPWQLVYSTAIHGSSLKTLYRNMAGLDSPVLLVIKDMHKKVFGAFSSDPFRVSKYCYGTGETFLFSFNPDFQAYRWSGENSYFVSGNLESLQIGGGGGGFGLWLDADLHHGSSFSCPTFRNASLSTQEDFIVQDLEVWTVQN; encoded by the exons ATGAATCTGCTGCCAGAAAATATCAAGGTGCTTTATTTTGCCAGTGACTGTGTGGAGCCGTATGTTGAG ATTATCACAGTGAAGGACTCCAAGCGCCGCCTGAGTCTGTGTAGCTCGGAGGACTCTGAGGCGGAGGAGCCCGAGTACCAGGAGGAAGTTGACGATGTTCTCCCTGTCCTGGGTGACCACAGCCAGCTGCTGGATGACCACCACCTCAAGAAA CTTGCTGTTCACATGCCAGTAAGGACCCAGGGCTATCCATGGCAACTGGTCTACAGCACAGCCATCCATGGTAGCAGCCTGAAGACTCTGTACAGAAACATGGCTGGCCTGGACAGCCCCGTGCTGCTGGTCATCAAAGACATGCACAAAAAG GTGTTCGGGGCTTTTTCTTCTGATCCATTCAGAGTCAGTAAATACTGCTATGGCACAGGAGAAACCTTTCTGTTCAGCTTCAACCCTGACTTCCAG GCATACAGGTGGAGCGGCGAGAACTCCTACTTTGTGAGCGGCAACTTAGAATCTCTGCAgattggaggaggagg GGGCGGATTTGGCCTGTGGCTGGATGCTGATCTGCACCATGGTTCAAGCTTCTCCTGTCCCACCTTCCGCAACGCGTCTCTCTCCACACAGGAAGACTTCATTGTACAAGACCTCGAAGTCTGGACTGTGCAGAACTGA
- the LOC139289662 gene encoding actin-binding Rho-activating protein, producing the protein METEDDAPAPTQFSDNTAGCIVSVKGLKDNWQKWSDEHQEYQKQNPFSHDTRPSAVVPQKGQDNYGRPLQGSMTEQRGKDAHTHISREVQELCEVIRNIGEPRDKDGDGSGSDGKVITVEFGKLFEHYVTISNKLVGILLRARKQRLVDFEGEMLWQGQDDHVAITLLQ; encoded by the coding sequence ATGGAAACTGAAGATGACGCCCCAGCTCCTACTCAGTTTAGCGACAACACTGCAGGGTGCATTGTTTCTGTGAAAGGCTTAAAGGACAACTGGCAGAAGTGGTCCGATGAGCACCAGGAGTACCAGAAGCAGAACCCCTTCAGTCATGACACTAGGCCCAGTGCAGTGGTCCCTCAGAAGGGGCAGGACAACTACGGGAGGCCCCTGCAGGGCTCCATGACGGAGCAGCGGGGGAAggatgctcacacacacatcagcagagAGGTTCAGGAACTGTGCGAGGTGATAAGGAACATTGGAGAACCCAGAGACAAAGATGGGGATGGAAGCGGCAGCGATGGCAAAGTGATCACTGTAGAATTTGGGAAACTGTTTGAGCATTATGTGACTATCTCCAATAAACTGGTGGGGATTCTTCTACGAGCGAGGAAGCAGAGGCTGGTTGACTTTGAGGGGGAGATGCTGTGGCAGGGGCAGGATGACCATGTAGCCATCACTCTGTTGCAGTGA
- the hint3 gene encoding adenosine 5'-monophosphoramidase HINT3, with product MAGVEATQPAKIDISTTSGVPAEGYDKKCIFCKIVNNEMGTELLHSDEEISCFRDIKPGAPHHYLVVPTKHVGNCKSLSKEHVPLVKRMLETGQEILQKNNVTDLSDVRFGFHWPPFCSVTHLHLHVLAPASQMGFMSRLFYRLNSYWFIAADQLIELLNSKGETN from the exons ATGGCAGGTGTCGAGGCCACACAACCTGCAAAGATTGATATTTCCACAACCAGCGGCGTGCCAGCTGAAGGATATGacaagaaatgtattttctgcaaGATTGTAAACAATGAAATGGGCACGGAGCTTCTCCATAGT GATGAGGAGATCTCATGTTTCAGAGACATCAAACCTGGAGCTCCCCACCATTACCTGGTCGTCCCAACCAAACATGTAGGGAACTGTAAATCACTCAGCAAAGAACATGTGCCTTTGG TTAAGCGGATGCTTGAGACAGGGCAGGAGATCCTCCAGAAAAACAACGTAACGGACCTCAGTGATGTCAG GTTTGGTTTTCATTGGCCCCCATTCTGTTCTGTCACACATCTACACCTTCATGTCCTGGCACCTGCTAGTCAAATGGGCTTCATGTCTCGCCTTTTCTACAGACTCAACTCCTATTGGTTCATCGCC GCTGACCAGCTGATTGAGCTTCTCAACTCTAAAGGAGAGACCAACTGA